The Maylandia zebra isolate NMK-2024a linkage group LG7, Mzebra_GT3a, whole genome shotgun sequence genome contains a region encoding:
- the agbl2 gene encoding cytosolic carboxypeptidase 2 isoform X1, which yields MSEECQVKIPVRDSTLKPTQAEKTSTMVSSAVRNCGTAHQLDTADTSYSRTDEDDEELTKMKQLCRDLSQKLRTTQLLVTISGGRPVISLRPPPELVNFSCGIRWPIECEVISDIIHHIEWDPPEPEPFYQCTGYERTPMPVGEERGKVVFCIDHAAKHPYFTYSRIGGSREPIKRATFYDVSQSELTLKFESRFESGNLQQAVQVGAYDYELTLRTDMYTTKHTQWFYFRVRNTKAGVTYRFTIINLMKRSSLYSQGMKPLLYSERDAEENGVGWKRAGSNIKYYQNCSQNTKDNNSDGITLYSLSWTLQFPYDSDTCYLAHCYPYTYSRLQRYLSRITSNPTVRSYCKVRVLCQSLAGNAVYVITVTPQDSNRMDDKTKKAVVVTARVHPGESNASWMMEGFLNFLLGDSDDAQLLRDTFVFKVVPMLNPDGVVVGNYRCSLAGRDLNRNYRTLLRDSFPSVWHTRNMVEKLLAERDVVLYCDFHGHSRKNDVFMYGCKNKGDSTLKLHARVFPLMMSKNASNKFSFNSCKFRVQKSKEGTGRIVMWRLGIKNSYTMEATFGGSTLGDRRGTHFTTQDLKSLGFHLCDTLLDYCDPDPIKITYCLTELALLQKEFRERLGKDLGNSSDLKTSTSGSDSSDSEGLPLHLLNQPETYTEQTPVTKKKKHFRSHKERNRRRPNRVKNKTQQKESDVPPDKTIKESVQKRPAERHRKKPHVNTLMRKGPTITHHGEVSQVRLWQGCKHVKENSDLRYSPEPRPLHSKYTGASPHKGDPDMETGRPGHSSPPLNLRALIPPSSKIIKSSQHQHHCHRQPFTPYKFYKGLPPLLTSAHGSPKFTYVNMSPEIIPRRHLLTSFNNNKFSGRHIFRDSSSWLSHYVDAKETSRTEMTETKWYKREEDNSSEVDSSLFRHDVQDLKAHTRDTSLKEPDSCRFFVPVLRDLTGIRKSNDKRHRGILPSSPMREQLPRPQSDTVSVLQAKDIRLYHFGEESHTTVTPQELFTKDTLEKKYSVWIRGKGKLQE from the exons ATGAGCGAG GAATGCCAGGTTAAGATCCCCGTGAGAGATTCTACACTCAAACCTACACAG GCAGAGAAAACATCAACCATGGTCAGCTCTGCTGTTAGGAACTGTGGAACTGCCCACCAGCTGGACACAGCAGACACCAGTTACTCCCGCAcagatgaagatgatgaggaaCTGACAAAGATGAAGCAGT TATGTAGAGACCTAAGTCAGAAGCTGAGGACCACACAGCTACTCGTTACCATCAGTGGTGGACGACCTGTTATAAGTCTCAGGCCACCACCAGAACTGGTCAACTTCTCATGCGGCATCCGCTGGCCAATAGAGTGTGAGGTCATCAGCGACATTATCCATCACATAG AGTGGGACCCACCAGAGCCAGAGCCCTTCTATCAGTGCACAGGATATGAGAGGACACCCATGCCAGTCGGAGAGGAGAGGGGGAAGGTGGTATTCTGCATTGACCATG CCGCTAAGCACCCATATTTCACCTACTCTCGTATTGGAGGAAGCAGAGAACCCATTAAGCGAGCCACTTTTTATGATGTCAGTCAGTCAGAGCTGACTCTCAAGTTTGAGTCACGGTTTGAGAGTGGGAACCTTCAGCAGGCCGTCCAAGT GGGTGCCTATGACTATGAGCTGACCCTGCGCACAGACAtgtacacaacaaagcacacgCAGTGGTTTTACTTCAGGGTCAGGAACACAAAAGCTGGCGTCACCTACCGCTTCACTATCATTAACTTGATGAAGAGGAGCAGTCTGTATTCACAGGGTATGAAACCACTCCTGTACTCTGAGAGGGATGCTGAAGAGAATGGTGTTGGATGGAAACGCGCAGGTTCAAATATCAAATACTACCAGAACTGCAGTCAG AATACAAAGGACAACAACAGTGATGGCATCACCCTTTACTCACTCTCCTGGACACTCCAGTTCCCTTATGATTCAGACACCTGCTACCTGGCCCACTGCTACCCCTACACATATTCACGCCTGCAGCGCTACCTTAGCCGTATTACTTCCAACCCTACAGTTAGGTCATACTGCAAAGTACGGGTCTTGTGCCAAAGTCTTGCTGGAAACGCTGTGTATGTGATAACAGTAACACCCCAGGACTCTAACAGAATGGATGACAAGACCAAGAAGGCTGTGGTGGTGACAGCCAGGGTGCACCCAGGAGAATCCAATGCATCCTGGATGATGGAGGGATTCCTGAACTTTCTTCTTGGTGACTCAGATGATGCTCAGCTTCTCAGggacacttttgtttttaag GTGGTCCCAATGTTGAACCCAGATGGTGTCGTGGTGGGTAACTACCGCTGCTCTCTTGCAGGCAGGGACCTCAACAGAAACTACAGGACACTGCTCAGAGATTCCTTTCCTTCTGTGTGGCACACCCGAAACATGGTGGAAAA ATTACTGGCCGAAAGAGATGTAGTTCTTTACTGTGATTTTCATGGTCACAGCCGAAAAAACGATGTCTTCATGTATGGCTGCAAAAACAAAGGTGACTCTACACTGAAACTTCACGCGAGAGTCTTTCCACTAATGATGAGCAAGAATGCTAGCAATAAG TTCTCCTTTAACAGCTGTAAATTCCGGGTGCAGAAGAGCAAAGAGGGCACAGGACGAATCGTCATGTGGAGACTTGGCATCAAAAACAGCTACACCATGGAGGCCACCTTTGGAGGCTCCACTTTAG GCGACAGGAGAGGAACACATTTTACTACTCAAGACTTGAAGTCCCTGGGTTTTCACCTGTGTGACACCCTCCTGGACTATTGTGACCCTGATCCAATAAAG ATCACTTATTGTCTGACAGAATTGGCATTGCTGCAAAAGGAGTTCAGAGAAAGACTGGGCAAAGATTTGGGCAACAGCTCTGACCTCAAAACCAG CACAAGTGGCTCAGATAGTTCAGATTCAGAAGGACTCCCACTTCATTTGCTGAACCAGCCAGAAACATATACAGAG CAAACTCCAGTgacgaaaaaaaagaaacacttcaGGAGTCATAAAGAGAGGAATAGACGACGACCAAAcagagtaaaaaacaaaacacagcaaaag GAGTCTGACGTGCCCCCTGACAAAACAATCAAAGAGAGCGTCCAAAAGAGGCCTGCTGAACgccacaggaagaaacctcac GTAAACACTCTGATGAGAAAAGGTCCTACAATCACTCACCATGGTGAGGTCAGTCAGGTGAGGCTGTGGCAGGGCTGCAAGCATGTAA AGGAAAACTCAGATCTACGTTACAGTCCAGAACCACGCCCACTTCACAGCAAATACACCGGTGCTTCACCCCACAAAG GTGATCCGGACATGGAGACAGGACGGCCGGGACACTCCTCTCCCCCACTGAACCTCAGGGCTCTCATTCCACCGTCATCAAAAATCATAAAGTCCAGCCAGCATCAACATCACTGCCACCGCCAGCCTTTTACCCCCTACAAATTCTACAAAG GGCTGCCACCTTTGCTTACATCAGCCCACGG ATCTCCCAAATTCACCTATGTGAATATGTCTCCAGAAATAATTCCAAGAAGGCATCTACTGACAAgtttcaacaacaacaaattcagTGGCCGGCACATTTTTAGAGACAGCTCTTCATGGCTCTCACATTACGTTGATGCAAAAGAGACCTCACGCACAGAAATGACCGAGACCAAATGGTATAAAAGGGAAGAAGACAATTCCTCAGAAG TGGATTCATCACTGTTCAGACATGATGTTCAGGACCTGAAAGCTCATACTCGTGACACCTCCCTGAAGGAACCCGATTCATGCAGATTTTTTGTGCCTGTGCTTAGGGACCTAACAGGAATAAG AAAAAGCAACGACAAAAGACACAGGGGTATTTTACCTTCATCCCCCATGAGAGAGCAACTTCCACGTCCACAGAGTGACACAGTCAGCGTGCTTCAGGCTAAGGACATTAGGCTCTATCACTTTGGAGAAGAAAGCCATACAACTGTGACTCCACAAGAA TTGTTTACAAAAGACACCctagaaaaaaaatactcagtATGGATCAGAGGGAAGGGAAAACTCCAGGAATAG
- the agbl2 gene encoding cytosolic carboxypeptidase 2 isoform X4 codes for MSEECQVKIPVRDSTLKPTQAEKTSTMVSSAVRNCGTAHQLDTADTSYSRTDEDDEELTKMKQLCRDLSQKLRTTQLLVTISGGRPVISLRPPPELVNFSCGIRWPIECEVISDIIHHIEWDPPEPEPFYQCTGYERTPMPVGEERGKVVFCIDHAAKHPYFTYSRIGGSREPIKRATFYDVSQSELTLKFESRFESGNLQQAVQVGAYDYELTLRTDMYTTKHTQWFYFRVRNTKAGVTYRFTIINLMKRSSLYSQGMKPLLYSERDAEENGVGWKRAGSNIKYYQNCSQNTKDNNSDGITLYSLSWTLQFPYDSDTCYLAHCYPYTYSRLQRYLSRITSNPTVRSYCKVRVLCQSLAGNAVYVITVTPQDSNRMDDKTKKAVVVTARVHPGESNASWMMEGFLNFLLGDSDDAQLLRDTFVFKVVPMLNPDGVVVGNYRCSLAGRDLNRNYRTLLRDSFPSVWHTRNMVEKLLAERDVVLYCDFHGHSRKNDVFMYGCKNKGDSTLKLHARVFPLMMSKNASNKFSFNSCKFRVQKSKEGTGRIVMWRLGIKNSYTMEATFGGSTLGDRRGTHFTTQDLKSLGFHLCDTLLDYCDPDPIKITYCLTELALLQKEFRERLGKDLGNSSDLKTSTSGSDSSDSEGLPLHLLNQPETYTEQTPVTKKKKHFRSHKERNRRRPNRVKNKTQQKESDVPPDKTIKESVQKRPAERHRKKPHVNTLMRKGPTITHHGEVSQENSDLRYSPEPRPLHSKYTGASPHKGDPDMETGRPGHSSPPLNLRALIPPSSKIIKSSQHQHHCHRQPFTPYKFYKGLPPLLTSAHGSPKFTYVNMSPEIIPRRHLLTSFNNNKFSGRHIFRDSSSWLSHYVDAKETSRTEMTETKWYKREEDNSSEVDSSLFRHDVQDLKAHTRDTSLKEPDSCRFFVPVLRDLTGIRKSNDKRHRGILPSSPMREQLPRPQSDTVSVLQAKDIRLYHFGEESHTTVTPQELFTKDTLEKKYSVWIRGKGKLQE; via the exons ATGAGCGAG GAATGCCAGGTTAAGATCCCCGTGAGAGATTCTACACTCAAACCTACACAG GCAGAGAAAACATCAACCATGGTCAGCTCTGCTGTTAGGAACTGTGGAACTGCCCACCAGCTGGACACAGCAGACACCAGTTACTCCCGCAcagatgaagatgatgaggaaCTGACAAAGATGAAGCAGT TATGTAGAGACCTAAGTCAGAAGCTGAGGACCACACAGCTACTCGTTACCATCAGTGGTGGACGACCTGTTATAAGTCTCAGGCCACCACCAGAACTGGTCAACTTCTCATGCGGCATCCGCTGGCCAATAGAGTGTGAGGTCATCAGCGACATTATCCATCACATAG AGTGGGACCCACCAGAGCCAGAGCCCTTCTATCAGTGCACAGGATATGAGAGGACACCCATGCCAGTCGGAGAGGAGAGGGGGAAGGTGGTATTCTGCATTGACCATG CCGCTAAGCACCCATATTTCACCTACTCTCGTATTGGAGGAAGCAGAGAACCCATTAAGCGAGCCACTTTTTATGATGTCAGTCAGTCAGAGCTGACTCTCAAGTTTGAGTCACGGTTTGAGAGTGGGAACCTTCAGCAGGCCGTCCAAGT GGGTGCCTATGACTATGAGCTGACCCTGCGCACAGACAtgtacacaacaaagcacacgCAGTGGTTTTACTTCAGGGTCAGGAACACAAAAGCTGGCGTCACCTACCGCTTCACTATCATTAACTTGATGAAGAGGAGCAGTCTGTATTCACAGGGTATGAAACCACTCCTGTACTCTGAGAGGGATGCTGAAGAGAATGGTGTTGGATGGAAACGCGCAGGTTCAAATATCAAATACTACCAGAACTGCAGTCAG AATACAAAGGACAACAACAGTGATGGCATCACCCTTTACTCACTCTCCTGGACACTCCAGTTCCCTTATGATTCAGACACCTGCTACCTGGCCCACTGCTACCCCTACACATATTCACGCCTGCAGCGCTACCTTAGCCGTATTACTTCCAACCCTACAGTTAGGTCATACTGCAAAGTACGGGTCTTGTGCCAAAGTCTTGCTGGAAACGCTGTGTATGTGATAACAGTAACACCCCAGGACTCTAACAGAATGGATGACAAGACCAAGAAGGCTGTGGTGGTGACAGCCAGGGTGCACCCAGGAGAATCCAATGCATCCTGGATGATGGAGGGATTCCTGAACTTTCTTCTTGGTGACTCAGATGATGCTCAGCTTCTCAGggacacttttgtttttaag GTGGTCCCAATGTTGAACCCAGATGGTGTCGTGGTGGGTAACTACCGCTGCTCTCTTGCAGGCAGGGACCTCAACAGAAACTACAGGACACTGCTCAGAGATTCCTTTCCTTCTGTGTGGCACACCCGAAACATGGTGGAAAA ATTACTGGCCGAAAGAGATGTAGTTCTTTACTGTGATTTTCATGGTCACAGCCGAAAAAACGATGTCTTCATGTATGGCTGCAAAAACAAAGGTGACTCTACACTGAAACTTCACGCGAGAGTCTTTCCACTAATGATGAGCAAGAATGCTAGCAATAAG TTCTCCTTTAACAGCTGTAAATTCCGGGTGCAGAAGAGCAAAGAGGGCACAGGACGAATCGTCATGTGGAGACTTGGCATCAAAAACAGCTACACCATGGAGGCCACCTTTGGAGGCTCCACTTTAG GCGACAGGAGAGGAACACATTTTACTACTCAAGACTTGAAGTCCCTGGGTTTTCACCTGTGTGACACCCTCCTGGACTATTGTGACCCTGATCCAATAAAG ATCACTTATTGTCTGACAGAATTGGCATTGCTGCAAAAGGAGTTCAGAGAAAGACTGGGCAAAGATTTGGGCAACAGCTCTGACCTCAAAACCAG CACAAGTGGCTCAGATAGTTCAGATTCAGAAGGACTCCCACTTCATTTGCTGAACCAGCCAGAAACATATACAGAG CAAACTCCAGTgacgaaaaaaaagaaacacttcaGGAGTCATAAAGAGAGGAATAGACGACGACCAAAcagagtaaaaaacaaaacacagcaaaag GAGTCTGACGTGCCCCCTGACAAAACAATCAAAGAGAGCGTCCAAAAGAGGCCTGCTGAACgccacaggaagaaacctcac GTAAACACTCTGATGAGAAAAGGTCCTACAATCACTCACCATGGTGAGGTCAGTCAG GAAAACTCAGATCTACGTTACAGTCCAGAACCACGCCCACTTCACAGCAAATACACCGGTGCTTCACCCCACAAAG GTGATCCGGACATGGAGACAGGACGGCCGGGACACTCCTCTCCCCCACTGAACCTCAGGGCTCTCATTCCACCGTCATCAAAAATCATAAAGTCCAGCCAGCATCAACATCACTGCCACCGCCAGCCTTTTACCCCCTACAAATTCTACAAAG GGCTGCCACCTTTGCTTACATCAGCCCACGG ATCTCCCAAATTCACCTATGTGAATATGTCTCCAGAAATAATTCCAAGAAGGCATCTACTGACAAgtttcaacaacaacaaattcagTGGCCGGCACATTTTTAGAGACAGCTCTTCATGGCTCTCACATTACGTTGATGCAAAAGAGACCTCACGCACAGAAATGACCGAGACCAAATGGTATAAAAGGGAAGAAGACAATTCCTCAGAAG TGGATTCATCACTGTTCAGACATGATGTTCAGGACCTGAAAGCTCATACTCGTGACACCTCCCTGAAGGAACCCGATTCATGCAGATTTTTTGTGCCTGTGCTTAGGGACCTAACAGGAATAAG AAAAAGCAACGACAAAAGACACAGGGGTATTTTACCTTCATCCCCCATGAGAGAGCAACTTCCACGTCCACAGAGTGACACAGTCAGCGTGCTTCAGGCTAAGGACATTAGGCTCTATCACTTTGGAGAAGAAAGCCATACAACTGTGACTCCACAAGAA TTGTTTACAAAAGACACCctagaaaaaaaatactcagtATGGATCAGAGGGAAGGGAAAACTCCAGGAATAG
- the agbl2 gene encoding cytosolic carboxypeptidase 2 isoform X3 → MSEECQVKIPVRDSTLKPTQAEKTSTMVSSAVRNCGTAHQLDTADTSYSRTDEDDEELTKMKQLCRDLSQKLRTTQLLVTISGGRPVISLRPPPELVNFSCGIRWPIECEVISDIIHHIEWDPPEPEPFYQCTGYERTPMPVGEERGKVVFCIDHAAKHPYFTYSRIGGSREPIKRATFYDVSQSELTLKFESRFESGNLQQAVQVGAYDYELTLRTDMYTTKHTQWFYFRVRNTKAGVTYRFTIINLMKRSSLYSQGMKPLLYSERDAEENGVGWKRAGSNIKYYQNCSQNTKDNNSDGITLYSLSWTLQFPYDSDTCYLAHCYPYTYSRLQRYLSRITSNPTVRSYCKVRVLCQSLAGNAVYVITVTPQDSNRMDDKTKKAVVVTARVHPGESNASWMMEGFLNFLLGDSDDAQLLRDTFVFKVVPMLNPDGVVVGNYRCSLAGRDLNRNYRTLLRDSFPSVWHTRNMVEKLLAERDVVLYCDFHGHSRKNDVFMYGCKNKGDSTLKLHARVFPLMMSKNASNKFSFNSCKFRVQKSKEGTGRIVMWRLGIKNSYTMEATFGGSTLGDRRGTHFTTQDLKSLGFHLCDTLLDYCDPDPIKITYCLTELALLQKEFRERLGKDLGNSSDLKTSTSGSDSSDSEGLPLHLLNQPETYTEQTPVTKKKKHFRSHKERNRRRPNRESDVPPDKTIKESVQKRPAERHRKKPHVNTLMRKGPTITHHGEVSQVRLWQGCKHVKENSDLRYSPEPRPLHSKYTGASPHKGDPDMETGRPGHSSPPLNLRALIPPSSKIIKSSQHQHHCHRQPFTPYKFYKGLPPLLTSAHGSPKFTYVNMSPEIIPRRHLLTSFNNNKFSGRHIFRDSSSWLSHYVDAKETSRTEMTETKWYKREEDNSSEVDSSLFRHDVQDLKAHTRDTSLKEPDSCRFFVPVLRDLTGIRKSNDKRHRGILPSSPMREQLPRPQSDTVSVLQAKDIRLYHFGEESHTTVTPQELFTKDTLEKKYSVWIRGKGKLQE, encoded by the exons ATGAGCGAG GAATGCCAGGTTAAGATCCCCGTGAGAGATTCTACACTCAAACCTACACAG GCAGAGAAAACATCAACCATGGTCAGCTCTGCTGTTAGGAACTGTGGAACTGCCCACCAGCTGGACACAGCAGACACCAGTTACTCCCGCAcagatgaagatgatgaggaaCTGACAAAGATGAAGCAGT TATGTAGAGACCTAAGTCAGAAGCTGAGGACCACACAGCTACTCGTTACCATCAGTGGTGGACGACCTGTTATAAGTCTCAGGCCACCACCAGAACTGGTCAACTTCTCATGCGGCATCCGCTGGCCAATAGAGTGTGAGGTCATCAGCGACATTATCCATCACATAG AGTGGGACCCACCAGAGCCAGAGCCCTTCTATCAGTGCACAGGATATGAGAGGACACCCATGCCAGTCGGAGAGGAGAGGGGGAAGGTGGTATTCTGCATTGACCATG CCGCTAAGCACCCATATTTCACCTACTCTCGTATTGGAGGAAGCAGAGAACCCATTAAGCGAGCCACTTTTTATGATGTCAGTCAGTCAGAGCTGACTCTCAAGTTTGAGTCACGGTTTGAGAGTGGGAACCTTCAGCAGGCCGTCCAAGT GGGTGCCTATGACTATGAGCTGACCCTGCGCACAGACAtgtacacaacaaagcacacgCAGTGGTTTTACTTCAGGGTCAGGAACACAAAAGCTGGCGTCACCTACCGCTTCACTATCATTAACTTGATGAAGAGGAGCAGTCTGTATTCACAGGGTATGAAACCACTCCTGTACTCTGAGAGGGATGCTGAAGAGAATGGTGTTGGATGGAAACGCGCAGGTTCAAATATCAAATACTACCAGAACTGCAGTCAG AATACAAAGGACAACAACAGTGATGGCATCACCCTTTACTCACTCTCCTGGACACTCCAGTTCCCTTATGATTCAGACACCTGCTACCTGGCCCACTGCTACCCCTACACATATTCACGCCTGCAGCGCTACCTTAGCCGTATTACTTCCAACCCTACAGTTAGGTCATACTGCAAAGTACGGGTCTTGTGCCAAAGTCTTGCTGGAAACGCTGTGTATGTGATAACAGTAACACCCCAGGACTCTAACAGAATGGATGACAAGACCAAGAAGGCTGTGGTGGTGACAGCCAGGGTGCACCCAGGAGAATCCAATGCATCCTGGATGATGGAGGGATTCCTGAACTTTCTTCTTGGTGACTCAGATGATGCTCAGCTTCTCAGggacacttttgtttttaag GTGGTCCCAATGTTGAACCCAGATGGTGTCGTGGTGGGTAACTACCGCTGCTCTCTTGCAGGCAGGGACCTCAACAGAAACTACAGGACACTGCTCAGAGATTCCTTTCCTTCTGTGTGGCACACCCGAAACATGGTGGAAAA ATTACTGGCCGAAAGAGATGTAGTTCTTTACTGTGATTTTCATGGTCACAGCCGAAAAAACGATGTCTTCATGTATGGCTGCAAAAACAAAGGTGACTCTACACTGAAACTTCACGCGAGAGTCTTTCCACTAATGATGAGCAAGAATGCTAGCAATAAG TTCTCCTTTAACAGCTGTAAATTCCGGGTGCAGAAGAGCAAAGAGGGCACAGGACGAATCGTCATGTGGAGACTTGGCATCAAAAACAGCTACACCATGGAGGCCACCTTTGGAGGCTCCACTTTAG GCGACAGGAGAGGAACACATTTTACTACTCAAGACTTGAAGTCCCTGGGTTTTCACCTGTGTGACACCCTCCTGGACTATTGTGACCCTGATCCAATAAAG ATCACTTATTGTCTGACAGAATTGGCATTGCTGCAAAAGGAGTTCAGAGAAAGACTGGGCAAAGATTTGGGCAACAGCTCTGACCTCAAAACCAG CACAAGTGGCTCAGATAGTTCAGATTCAGAAGGACTCCCACTTCATTTGCTGAACCAGCCAGAAACATATACAGAG CAAACTCCAGTgacgaaaaaaaagaaacacttcaGGAGTCATAAAGAGAGGAATAGACGACGACCAAAcaga GAGTCTGACGTGCCCCCTGACAAAACAATCAAAGAGAGCGTCCAAAAGAGGCCTGCTGAACgccacaggaagaaacctcac GTAAACACTCTGATGAGAAAAGGTCCTACAATCACTCACCATGGTGAGGTCAGTCAGGTGAGGCTGTGGCAGGGCTGCAAGCATGTAA AGGAAAACTCAGATCTACGTTACAGTCCAGAACCACGCCCACTTCACAGCAAATACACCGGTGCTTCACCCCACAAAG GTGATCCGGACATGGAGACAGGACGGCCGGGACACTCCTCTCCCCCACTGAACCTCAGGGCTCTCATTCCACCGTCATCAAAAATCATAAAGTCCAGCCAGCATCAACATCACTGCCACCGCCAGCCTTTTACCCCCTACAAATTCTACAAAG GGCTGCCACCTTTGCTTACATCAGCCCACGG ATCTCCCAAATTCACCTATGTGAATATGTCTCCAGAAATAATTCCAAGAAGGCATCTACTGACAAgtttcaacaacaacaaattcagTGGCCGGCACATTTTTAGAGACAGCTCTTCATGGCTCTCACATTACGTTGATGCAAAAGAGACCTCACGCACAGAAATGACCGAGACCAAATGGTATAAAAGGGAAGAAGACAATTCCTCAGAAG TGGATTCATCACTGTTCAGACATGATGTTCAGGACCTGAAAGCTCATACTCGTGACACCTCCCTGAAGGAACCCGATTCATGCAGATTTTTTGTGCCTGTGCTTAGGGACCTAACAGGAATAAG AAAAAGCAACGACAAAAGACACAGGGGTATTTTACCTTCATCCCCCATGAGAGAGCAACTTCCACGTCCACAGAGTGACACAGTCAGCGTGCTTCAGGCTAAGGACATTAGGCTCTATCACTTTGGAGAAGAAAGCCATACAACTGTGACTCCACAAGAA TTGTTTACAAAAGACACCctagaaaaaaaatactcagtATGGATCAGAGGGAAGGGAAAACTCCAGGAATAG